The Epinephelus lanceolatus isolate andai-2023 chromosome 16, ASM4190304v1, whole genome shotgun sequence nucleotide sequence gttctggaaatgtatgcTAATTAGTGTATATTTCAGTAGACAATGCCTCACTTCATTTGCATAcaatatatgcacacacaatttcagaaaatttgtaatatttttttgtcttaaagTAAAACATGTTAACTAACTGTCCACCCGGGTGTGCTACTAAATTTTTCTTTGTGCTACTAAAATTTTTAACTTGCTAGCACCAGTGCTATCACTTAAAAAAGTAAGCGTACAGCCCTGCAAAGATAAGAAGGAGCTCTGTGAGGACCAGCTGGGTGTAACACCacttgaaacacacacaagaggaGAGGACATATATGCAGCAATAAAAGAGATACTGAGAAACAGGGGCATAGATCTGAAGTGGATTGTGTCTGTCACCACAGATGGTGCCCCTGCCATGGTGGGAAAAGAGAGGGGGGCTGTGCCCCGGATGACAGAGGACAACCCAGATCTTATTGCTTACCACTGTCTCATCCATCAGACTGTTCTGTGTGCCTCTCTATCAGAACATTTTGCTGAAGTAATGAACACAATGATGAAACTCATCAACTTCCTTAGGGCATCCTCATCCCTTCAGCATCGCCTCCTGAGAAAATTTCTGGAAGATGTTGAGGCAAATGCCAATTACCTGCTACTGCACAACAATGTGAGGTGGCTGAGTAAGGACAATGCACTGGGACGTTTCTGGTCTGTTCGAAAAGAAATAACAGCTTTCTTAGAGCAGGTCAAGAGTCAGAAAGCAACACAGTTTTCACTGTTTCTGCAAGATGAGCAAAAGATGGATATGGTTGCCTTTTTGGTTGACATTACATCACATCTTAATGAGCTCAATTTAAAGCTGCAGGGCCAGAACAATTCAGTTGCTGATTTGATGACAGCTGTTCGCTCTTTCCAGAGGAAGCTGGACATTTTCAAAGAAGATCTTGAAGGAGAGTGTGAACACTTCCCAAAACTGCAGGAACAGATTCAGGATGAGAGAGATGTTTCTCCCTATGTTAACTTCATAAACAAGCTGATTGGAAACTTCAGTAAAAGGTTCAACAGCTTCTGCCTTGGGCAGCAGCTCCTCCTGCTAATCCAGAATCCTTTCATCAtcagaaaagtcagaggattTTCGAAGGAGGTGACACAGACATTCAAATGGGCACATGCAGGATCTCTACAGCTTGAGCTCATTGATCTGCAAGGAAATGCTGCATTAAGAGAGCATTTTGAGGCAACTGACCCTGCTACTTTCTGGCTACCCCCTTCactctctatctgtctgtcagtaaagacagacagagaccgAAGGGGGTGACAACATGGCTGCCACAGGGCAGTTGCGGTGTACTGGCCGTCCGCTGCCTAACAGGTATAATCTGATTAATCAACTTCAATATGAGAGGCTCATCAACTCATCGCCATTTACACAGTCGCCTACAAAATGGTTGGTGACTGCCATAATAATTACAAGCCTGGTCATCGTCCAAACCCCACACATTGTATTATGATAGGGTGACGACTGCTTCTACATCCCTGCGGCGAGAAGCCAACACGTATTATACTCAAGGACATTGTTAAATGGCTATCCCACTTCTTCCTTGACTGATAAGGGAAAGAGACACTCCACCAACCAAGGACTTTATCAAATAGCAGTATTGTTACTACTAGCCGGCAATATCGAGCTGAACTCGGGCCCGCTGTCCTGGCTACCTGCAAGTCAAGATACTAATGTTAGCCACCCAGCACAACAAAGAATGCTAGCATAACACGCCAGTGGCGCTAACAGTGAGCTGACTCACTCATGGCTACCGGCACTAACGCAGCTAATGCAGCCGGAGGTGAAAAGATTGGTGGACTTACTTCATCTGCCACCCCCAGTGTTCCAATGGGGACTCCGATGGGTGTCCCTCCACTGCAGTGGAAACCATTCTGTTGGATTTTGCTCCCTTGCGGAGAGGCGGAGAGGCGGCGAGGCCCGGGCCGCTGGTGGGACCGGGCTGGCGGCCCTTAGTGGCCCGGCAGCTGACAGTCGTGCTCCacatacagttgcaatcaaaattattcaacccccattgcatattaggcttattggcaaaatgtacaatttttcagctgtttgcaataaacaaagtagacaagaacagttgaaatagtttaataaaactaatattaccatggtttttatccaaattcaacacaaaatgctacttttaatcactactgcagtctcaaaattattcaaccccctgtctcaagcacacctggtgcaactaatcaagggcttcattacttcaggtgtgcttgagacagaacacataaatacctggactggctagggttttgttgagagtgacgtttgattgcatgttagaaatatggctaagtcaaaagaattgtccaaaaagttcagagaagaaatcactgccttgcacaaacaaggaaaaggatacaaaatgatagcaaaagctctgaatgttcctagagatacagttggaagcatagttcgcaagttcaaagttaaaggaacagtggctacaCTACCTGGACGTGGCAGAAAGAGTAAACTATCAGCGGCTGCCACCAGATTCCTGAGGaggcaagtggtcaaaaacccttgagtgactgcaaaacacctgcagcaagacttggtggcagcaggcactgaggtttcTTTTTGTACAATAAGGCACATACTAAACACTGAAGGGCTCCATGCCCGGACTCCAAGACGTACACTactactgacccaaaagcacaagaaaagtcggctccattatgctcaaaaccatataaataagccacagaagttttggaattctgttctgtgaagtgatgaaacaaaactggaacttttcgtgcctatggaacagcggtatgtctggaggaagaagaatgaagcatatgctgaaaagaacaccctgcctacagtgaagcatggcagtggctcagtgatgctctggggctgctttgctgcctgtggcactggaaacctgcagtgtgtggagggcacgatggaatcagtcaagtatcaggaaatcttaggtAAAAACGTTGTGCcgtctgtgaggaagctgaagcttgggcgtcattggaccttccaacaggataatgatcccaagcatacctcaaagtccaccaaggcttggtttcagaagaagaaatggaagattctagagtggccgtcacagtcgcctgacttgaaccccatagaaaatctctgATGGGATTTGAAGAAGGCGGTTGCAAAACGCATAcccaagaatattactgaactggaggccattgcccatgaggaatgggctaagattcctcaggaacgctgtctgaagctggtgtctggctatgcatcacgtttgcagcaggtcataacagcaaaagggtgctctactaagtactgaagatgcttgtcatgaaggggttgaataattttgagactgtagtagtcattaaaagtagcattttgtgttgaatttggatcaaaacccttgtaatattagtttcattgaactactttaacagttcttgtgtaatttgtttattgcaaacagctgagaaattgtatattttgccaataagcctaatatgcaatgggggttgaataaatttgattgcaactgtagcTCCGCGGCCTCATTGTCTCCGGTCCCCGACGCCCGGAGCAGCGACACACCAGCCGTCAGTGGGGCTGTGCCAACGGCTCCCCGCAGTTCAGCAGCTGACAGTTGGACACCACCGTCACACAACTCCTCGGCCTCAACATCTCCGGTCCCCGGCGCCCGGAGTAGCGACATACCGCCTGTCAGCGGGGCCGTGCCTACAGCTCCCCGAAGTCCAGCAGCTGGCGATCGGTCACCACGCAGCTCCTCGGCCTCAACATCTGTTGTTCTCAAATAAGCCGGAAAGAATCAATAAGATTCACAACCTTTTCACAGGACTATCAGATCATAATGTGATTTTCTTTTCCCAGAAACTCAATAAAAATCATCTCCTAACTTCACACACACGTCTGCCGCAGAAATCACCAAATCATAATTTCATCCCTAAGAACCAACAGCAAAATGTCAACAAAGCTCTCAAGGAATTAGAATGGGATCATTTAATTTCCTGCGACAACATAAACCTGAGTGCTAACTCCTTCTCTCAAAAAATTAAGGAGGTTTTGTTGTCTTTCTCCAAGAGAGGGAGCTCTAGGACCAGGCAATCCAGCTCCCTTCCCTGGGTTATTAATGAGTGTCTTGCACTGTTAAAAGTTAGAGATCAGGGCCTGTATTTATCAAGCTTCTTAGAATTACTCCTAAGAGCACTGCTAAGAGTTGACTTATGACTAAAAAAATTCTTCGTTGAAAGCTGTACTTAAAAGTTAGTTATCAAGCGTCCTACTCATACTTTTAGTGAAGTGTAGGACTGAATCTTAAGTGTCGGTCTCAGAGCTGAATCACTACAGTACTATGTGCCATAAACGGAGTTTTAGGTGACGTCACTTCCAAGTCCATAGAAATGACGAATCACTGAAGGGAATCCCTTATCTAAGAATATATAAATATCTTATAAATATCTCAGTGAATAGTTAAATGGACAATGGGAGTGTATATTTTGACAataatctacaaaataatacaaaacataTACATTGGCAAtgaatcaaaaataaatgtttccttATCTTTCCAATTCATTAATTAGGCAACTAACTTGAAACTGGTGTGCAGTTAATTGAGTGGCTCTATATACTGCAGCCACAGTCCACCAAGCTGAAACCAACATggaatcaaaaagaaaaccaaactggagagaagaagagatactatcagatggatggatgttgcTAGGGACGCTCGcatctccatctcctccctcATCATTGTCTGCTGGTGGGACTGGGACATTGCGTGCCTTACAAATGTTGTAAAATACGGCACACTCTGTCTGGAGTGTGCCGTATTTCTGAATGCAGAATGTGGAATCTGCGCTTCCACTGGCCAATTCCTCTCTCTACCACActtcttgtgcttttgtgtgccCTGTGACGAGAATAAACCCTCCTATTAAACCATATTCTATAAACTTAATTaaaaattttaaatttaaaacaattaGGCATTTCGTTGGGCTAACCTGTTATAGTTCATTTGGCCTTGTGTCTGTGGCATCTGATAAGGGGTAAGAAGCCAGCGGCGTAAGGGATATCCCTTATCCCCAATTAGGTGACACCCAGGTGGCACAATGTGCCTCTCAAACAGCTGCTTCAGGCCACTTTCATTTAGGATCCTTGCATCATGGGTGGACCCAGGCCACTTGGGTACCACATCCAAGATGTTGTAGTCTGCATCAAACACTACCTGAGTGTTGATACTGTGGTACCTCTTCCTTTTTACATAAACGCTCTCGTCCACGCTTGGAGTGATGATCCTAATATGTGTGCCATTGATTGCACCGACCACTCCAGGGAAGCCAGCTATTTGCATGAATGCAGTTTGCTTCTGTTGAATTACCCGGGGTGTAGTTGGGAAGTCAATGAAATGCATGACGAGGTGAGGAGCAGTAAGGGCCATTATTGTTTCCATAACAATTTTGCTAATTGACGGTTGTGATGGCCCCAAATAATCAGCGttacactgttgcatttttccagcgGCAAGATATCGAAGCATTGTGATGACCTTTAATTCTGCCGTGAAAGCTCTGCTGCATGATGTTACTGATGAGATGATGTCCCTTATTAAAtctgtgacaataataataccCGCTTTGTCCAAACGATACCGTTTGATCAGCTGCTCGTCAACAAACAAAGCCAGGACATCCTTCCGCTCCCGGAACGTTCGCTCACGTCTCTCTCGCCTCAGTGCCAGCACCATTCTCTACTGGCAACTCCTAACCACTTAGGACACCTCTGGAGGTCTCTTAAATATCTGGGGGAGTAGGAGTGATTCTTAGACTTGAGAAGGTTGATAAATAGCTTTTATTCTTAAGTTTGAGAGTAGGACTAAATTTCACAAATTCTCAGCACTTAAGACTAAAATGGCACTCTAAGACGCTTGATAAATACGGCCCCAGCTGCTCAAGACTTCACTGAAAACTGGTCTAATCATTGACCGTCATAAATTTACATCAGCATGCAATAAAGTAACATTAGCATTACGAAAAGCTAAAGCAAACTTCTTTTTAAACATAATTGAGAGTGCAAAAGGAAACTCAAAAAAAGTGTGGAAAGAGATCGATAACCTAACCGGCCGACAGACCAAACAGAGCAGTAAAGGACTGGAACTAAACATCAAGAATCAATTAGTGAAAAATCCTGTCACCTTGGCTGCAgaatttaattctttttttttatgaattctGTTCAAGAAATATCAAGCCTGTTCACTGCACCTGACTGTGTTTATCATCCTGTCAATTGTGAGCAGCCTGTTTTCAACATAACCGAAATCTCTGAAAGAGAGGTAATGAAAATTATTTGCTCTCTTAACAAATCTAATGCAAAGGATGACTATGGATTTGACACTAACTTCTTAAAACTTCATACAGAGTCTCTGGTTTGTCCCATCATGCAGCTGATAAATCTGTCTATCAGGCATTCTGTAGTCCCGATTAACTGGAAGGTGAGCATGGTAAATCCAATCTTCAAATCAGGAAGCAAATCTGAAATCAGCAACTATAGACCAATCAGTATTCTCCCTGTCATCtccaaaataatggaaaaatggGTGGCTAAACAGTTAGTAGAACATCTCAATGACGGTTACACAGCATTACATCCGATGCAGTTTGGCTTCCGGGCTCACCATTCCACAGAGTCGGCCATAAGTATGTTTATTGAGAAAATCAAGTGTCTCCTGGATAGGAACAGCCGTGTGGGAGCTGTTTTCTTGGATCTCAAAAGGGCCTTTGACACCGTTGACCACTGAGTACTGTTAGCTAAGTTGTCGAAATGTAATTTTTCTGCACAGGCCCTCACTTGGTTTTGATCTTATCTTGCTGATAGAAAGCAGTGTGTGGTCGTTGGCGGTGTCAATCGCCCTTACCTGGACTGTCCAGTAGGGGTCCCTCAGGGATCCATTCTTGGacctattttgttttctttgtacaTAAATGATTTCTTTGATGTCTGTAAGGGTGTCAGTGCACAGTTGTATGCGGATGATGCGGTCATTTTCACCCCTGCGAAAAACACGACAGAGGCTGCCCAAATACTCACAACAGTGAGTATTCATGTCTTTCGCTAAACATCAAAAAAAGTGTCTGTATGTTTTTTGCTAAAAAGCAGACAAAGGCTGATCATTCTGGTGTGTTTCTGGGAGGGGAGGAGCTCGCTTTGGTGAACAAGTTCAGGTACTTGGGGGTCATCCTGGACTCGACACTCTCATTCAGGAAGCACATCAAAAAAGTGTCTAACTCTGTCAAATACAACCTGGCTAATTTCAGACAAATCAGGAACTCTCTAACTACCAGTGCAGCTCTGAtgtttttacattgtatgattCTCTCTCATATAGACTACTGCTTAACAAGCTGGTCTCTGGCATGTACAACAGCACTTAAACCAATAGAATCTCTCTACAAGAAAGCCCTAAAGACTCTGGATAAAAAACCCTCCTCCTTCTATATCTGCAAGACCCTCAAAAAATCACAATTTTTTTAAGTTTCCATACTTTTAAAACCTTTAGATTTGCCTGCTTTGTGTATTAAAGTCTCCATGGTCTTGCTCCACCGCCACTGAACGAATGTGTTGTCTGTTATGGGGGGGAACATCTGGAACAGTCTTCCCTCCACAATAACACAATAAGGGAATGCCCCACATACTCTTCTTTTAAAGGACATCTAAAACAATGgctcaaatcaaatcaaaagtgCGAGCACTAACTGGACTAAAGGACATCTTAAACAATGgctcaaatcaaatcaaaagtgCAACCACTAACTGGACTTCAGTCCACTCGAACATTATTttctattgttttattttatcctgtcTGGGTCTGGTATCCTTCTGTTTGTATAATGATTTGTCTTGTGTCTGTTGTCTTCtctatttgtattttatctatttatctgcTGTCTCCTCCATTTCTAttctttctatttatttatttatttattagggacTACGGATGCAAATTAGCAACTTTGCTACAATCCGGCATGTTTACAGAGATGTTTGatcaatgttcattaatgtgcactgtccctatCCAAATAAACTATCCAAATAAACTACAGACTGTGTCTGAGAGTGTGTTCCCTGGTCTAACCAAAGTAGCACTGCACACCTTGACTATGTTTGGATCGACTTACAGCTGTGAGTCAGCTTTTTCCACTATGAACATTATCAAAAACAAGCACTGTTCTAGGCTCACCAATGAACACCTACATATCTGCATGAGAATGGCCCTGACTCCATTCCAACCAAGATTTAAATTACTGGCAGGGCAGtcatgtgcccatttctctcattaagaaaagttaaaaaagaataattaaAAGAGAAAAGGTGGTGTTGAAAGCTCTGTCTGCACTTTTTTCCGAAAAGAGccactttttatttattgttttctgaagatgttgacttttttttttacttgaaaagTAGGCCTTCAGTTTTTTTAGGCTGGGACCTCtttaattaagaaaaaatagaaaaatgtttAGTCAATGCTCTGTTTGCACTTGTTTTTTCCTAAAAGAGccactttttatttattgttttctgaAGATGTTGACTTTTTTTACTTGAAGTGTATGCCATCAATTCTTTAGGCTGGGACCTCTGtaatttaagagaaaaaagggTTATTCGGCTCTGTTTgcactttgtttttaattttattctgaggtttctgttttctttcatcTGAAATAAAGGCCTTACATTTATTTGCCTGGGACTACTTTTATTTATGGTAAAAGAGCTAGCTGTGAACTCAgttaaacatttcctgcattgAAAATTGACAATAAATATTGTTGAAACCATATGAAAATGTGGACATAGGGGAAGGctataagatatatatatatatatataccccTGTTCTACAACCTAGATAAGTTTGGCTT carries:
- the LOC144467292 gene encoding general transcription factor II-I repeat domain-containing protein 2A-like — its product is MDASLLRRMEWEMVSKAALKSKRMRMDKTPESAAIKRSLRKKVKLAVQEEVPKESSFASPVLSLKKVSVQPCKDKKELCEDQLGVTPLETHTRGEDIYAAIKEILRNRGIDLKWIVSVTTDGAPAMVGKERGAVPRMTEDNPDLIAYHCLIHQTVLCASLSEHFAEVMNTMMKLINFLRASSSLQHRLLRKFLEDVEANANYLLLHNNVRWLSKDNALGRFWSVRKEITAFLEQVKSQKATQFSLFLQDEQKMDMVAFLVDITSHLNELNLKLQGQNNSVADLMTAVRSFQRKLDIFKEDLEGECEHFPKLQEQIQDERDVSPYVNFINKLIGNFSKRFNSFCLGQQLLLLIQNPFIIRKVRGFSKEVTQTFKWAHAGSLQLELIDLQGNAALREHFEATDPATFWLPPSLSICLSVKTDRDRRG